The segment ACCGAGAGCCAGGTGGCCAGGAGCAGGAGAGCCACCAAAGGACTCAGGACCGTTATCGCGCCGATGGTGGTGGCCACTCCCTTGCCCCCTTTAAAGGCGAGAAGGAAGCTGAAATCGTGACCCAATATGGCGCCCATGGCAGTGAGGTACAGGAAGAAAGAGCCTTCCGGTATCAGGGCTATGGCGATAAGTACCGGAACAACCCCCTTGAGGAAGTCACCGGCCAGCGTAGCCACGGCAGCTTTTTTCCCCAGGGTCCTCAGGACGTTTGTGGCTCCTATATTCCCGGATCCGCCAGAACGGGGATCAGCTCCCCCCATGACCCGGGCCACCACCACACCGGAGGGCACGGAACCGAGAAGGTAGGCGAATAAAACGAGTAGCCAATTCATAAAGTGAAGTTTACCGTGAACCGTGAACAGTGAACAGCGAATTTTAGGGTGAACTGTGAACAGTGAACGGTAAATAGTATGAGTTTTCCAGTTCACGGTTCACTCTTCACCCCACCGTATTCCCATTTCCCTTACAATTCCTGCGCTTATTCTCTCATATCAGTGCAACTTCTGCGCAACTGTGTTATACGTGCTGTGCGTAAATATCTATTATTAAAGATAAAAGCATAAAATGCCTGTGGCACGGGGCTTGCTCATCTACACTTTGCCCTGTTCTATTGCCTGGGTAATTTTTCTAACCCCACACAGATAGAAGTCATGAAAAGTCGTTCCACCTGGATAAAATTCATCGTTCTGGCGCTGGCCTTCTTCGGGGCCCTCGGGTACCTCTTTGTTTCGGGTATGAACAGCTCCATGGTTTACTACCTGACCCTGGAAGAGCTGTCCGCTGCTCCGCCAGAGTCAGGTGATGGGGTGCGTCTCGCGGGGTGGGTTAAGGACGGCAGTATCGCTGGGTCTGCTCTTGACGGTGCGATCTCTTTTACCATCACCGATGGCGAGAGGGATTTACCGGTACGGTACGCCGGTCAGATACCCGACACCTTCGAGAACGGGGCTGAGGTCATCGTAGAGGGGGTTTTCAGGGGGCAGCCTGTTTTCGAGGCGGCTTCCATGCTCGCCAAATGCCCCTCCAAGTATGAAGCTTCAGGTCCCGCAAAAAGCCAATAATGGATTTTTTCGACCCTGTTAATAGTCCGGAGAAGAAAGACCTATGAACGCCGTGGGCGACGCTGCACTTATTGTAGCTTTTTTTGTCAGTCTTTACGGTACGGGCGCGGCTCTGGCAGGAGCACTTGCCGGGAACGGAGGTGGTGTCCTTGCCGGGCGGCGAAACCTCATCAAGAGCTCCCGGTTGGCTGTTTACCTCACCTTTGGCCTTCTGACGATCGCCAGCGCCGCCCTGTTAAAGGCTTTTCTGGCCAGAGACTTTTCCCTTCTCTACGTCTTCGAATATTCCAACCGCTCCCTGTCTGACGCTTATGCGGTGACGGCATTCTGGGCAGGTCAGGAGGGGTCGCTTCTCCTCTGGGCATGGCTGCTGGCTCTTTGCGCGGCCCTTGCTCTTTTCCTGCATAGAGACAAGCTCCGGGACCTCATGCCGTGGGCCACCTTCATTCTTTTGCTCAACACATCTTTTTTCCTTCTTTTACTCAACTTTGTCTCTCACCCCTTCGCCCTCTTTCCGGGACAGATCCCCCCTGACGGGTACGGGCTTAACCCCCTGCTCCAGAACCCCGGAATGGTCATCCACCCGCCTACCCTGTTCATAGGGTATGTGGGCCTTGCTGTTCCCTACGCCTTTGCCCTGGCGTCTTTGCTGGTGGGCCGGTCCGACTCCGACTGGATCAAACATACCCGGATATGGACGGTGGTTTCCTGGTTCTTCCTTGGTGTGGGAATCCTGCTGGGAGCCGAATGGGCCTATGTGGAGCTGGGTTGGGGCGGATACTGGGCGTGGGATCCGGTGGAAAATGCCTCCCTCATGCCGTGGCTCACGGCCACAGCTTTCATGCACTCCATCATGATCCAGCAGCGCCGGGGCATGTTCAAGATCTGGAACATGAATCTTATCATCATCACCTATTTTCTTATTATATTTGGAACCTTTATCACACGCAGCGGACTCATCTCCTCGGT is part of the bacterium genome and harbors:
- the plsY gene encoding glycerol-3-phosphate 1-O-acyltransferase PlsY; translated protein: MNWLLVLFAYLLGSVPSGVVVARVMGGADPRSGGSGNIGATNVLRTLGKKAAVATLAGDFLKGVVPVLIAIALIPEGSFFLYLTAMGAILGHDFSFLLAFKGGKGVATTIGAITVLSPLVALLLLATWLSVVVVTRFSSAGALTAAAMSPIFALFVVKDGRFALFCVAAAALLIYQHRVNIKKLLAGTESRVGKS
- a CDS encoding cytochrome c maturation protein CcmE, whose amino-acid sequence is MKSRSTWIKFIVLALAFFGALGYLFVSGMNSSMVYYLTLEELSAAPPESGDGVRLAGWVKDGSIAGSALDGAISFTITDGERDLPVRYAGQIPDTFENGAEVIVEGVFRGQPVFEAASMLAKCPSKYEASGPAKSQ